In a genomic window of Drosophila takahashii strain IR98-3 E-12201 chromosome 3L, DtakHiC1v2, whole genome shotgun sequence:
- the LOC108056332 gene encoding organic solute transporter alpha-like protein → MNATEDYISMDPTEQISQVLDLQKNDTKSLRTHPTVEEYYENMTAFLSLAIFIASLLTILNICIFSTTVSRLRRHLNKPLLRPSIMMVGLYPIISVAALVTILVPYSWFICHTVMHVMFMVGGPVFRTLLFRYVNSEQNFVKETGGETVQLNTPPCCCCCLCLPLVIPTKAKLCISRYMVWQMPFWQGSIMLVMNILYYRDIQLYHQVMYFFIPFIVCSIVMGVWSLQITVRAITKLRGDYQLRKKMFCLQLVVMLCKLQYLILYDQLDGIKMGGEYPINHTIYKQTIINILILVEMVLVSMMVQSAYRTPIQVQIDEVNKEKEVTRI, encoded by the exons ATGAATGCCACCGAGGACTACATATCGATGGACCCGACGGAACAGATTTCGCAGGTTTTGGATCTGCAGAAAAATGACACAAAGAGCCTTCGAACACACCCCACGGTGGAAGAGTATTATGAAA ACATGACTGCCTTCCTCAGCCTCGCCATCTTCATAGCCAGTCTGCTGACAATCCTTAACATCTGCATCTTCTCGACGACAGTCTCACGGCTTCGTCGTCACCTGAACAAGCCGCTCTTGAGGCCCTCGATTATGATGGTCGGCCTGTATCCGATTATCTCGGTGGCTGCCCTGGTTACCATTCTGGTGCCCTACTCCTGGTTCATCTGCCACACGGTGATGCACGTGATGTTCATGGTCGGCGGACCGGTGTTTCGAACCCTGCTCTTCCGTTACGTAAACTCGGAGCAGAATTTCGTGAAGGAGACGGGCGGCGAGACGGTGCAACTTAATACTCCAccgtgctgctgttgctgcctctGCTTGCCGTTGGTAATACCCACCAAGGCGAAGCTCTGCATCTCCAGATACATG GTCTGGCAAATGCCCTTCTGGCAGGGTTCCATCATGCTGGTGATGAACATCCTGTACTACAGGGACATTCAGCTTTACCACCAGGTCATGTACTTCTTCATCCCCTTCATCGTGTGCTCTATTGTCATGGG GGTTTGGTCCCTTCAAATCACCGTGAGGGCAATCACCAAGCTGCGCGGGGACTATCAGCTGAGGAAGAAGATGTTCTGCCTCCAATTGGTGGTGATGCTGTGCAAGCTGCAGTATTTGATCCTCTACGATCAGCTGGATGGCATCAAAATGGGTGGGGAGTATCCCATCAATCACACCATCTATAAGCAAA CTATTATTAACATCCTAATCCTAGTGGAAATGGTACTGGTGTCCATGATGGTTCAGAGTGCATATCGTACGCCCATTCAGGTTCAAATCGATGAGGTCAATAAGGAAAAGGAAGTAACTCGCATTTGA